A stretch of DNA from Mugil cephalus isolate CIBA_MC_2020 chromosome 12, CIBA_Mcephalus_1.1, whole genome shotgun sequence:
aaatgttttacagtagTGACGAACCGATTATTGGTCACAGATATATCGGGGCCCGATAGGACGGCTCCAGTTCTATTGTGTTCTATCGAATCGTGAAATGTTGCGCcgatagaaaaaacaaagtgtgacaatGACAAAAGCACCCGCTGGTACTGATTCTCCTTCCTGTTTGCCTCAAGCTATCCCTATCTAGTACAGGTGCAAATGccccccaaaatttaaaaaactttttaaatgtaatgacccttgtgtatgtgaatgaatgtgtgtttggtAATCATTAAATAATGATCCCAACACAAGAATGGTGTTTTTCTCAAGGATGATTAGCTGGCTTACCAAAAGGATGTGATCTAAATCTAATATAAGAAAAAACTGGATTTGGTTATCAGTAAGAACTGAGAATGTCTCTATCTGACTCTAATTATTTAGAATATGTTTATTGCAGTAAAACTAAAACCTGCTCCAAGTGCTGAAGCGTGTATTAGTGTGTCTGAAGAAACTGACACGTAAGTACCAGCAGTGACATCACTGGAAGTGTGTTAAATTCCAAAACTGGCCACTAGGCGTCAAAATCAAAGATGAGCAAAAACGGTAAACACACTTAACACACTTTATTCATAGAATTGTGATGTGTCAGGACATTGTGGATTTCTGGTTCTGGAGCATCTTTGGGGCGACACCAACACTGTAGAGAGTTTGGAAAAAAGCAGACGTCATTTTTCAAGGCGTCCTGAAATTGAAGGTGTGTTAGAATAAAAAAGTTCCTGAATTGTCATGAAAACAAgagcgcgtgcacacacacacacacacatgcacacatacatacacacaaataaacattagTTAGTTAGTCAGTCAGTGAAAGATCTAGTGCTCAGCAGCTGGACTCTAATAACACCTCTTCAATGCTTACCAGTTTTTACAAGCATTTTGTACACCTATTGTCAACACAGTCCCTAGaagcatttcactttttttatttcataaatatatttttgtgcttCTATCAATTTTACAAAAGCATGCATCAAACACATACACTTTTACATAATGGCATAATCATGCAAGTATGTTATTCTTTTctattgaagaaaaaaatcaagcatTTCAAGATGCATATACTGTAGATCTTTTATTGTTAAACACAACAGTGCCTCAATGTTTCACAACCCTTTGCCCTTGTTTCATACAACTTATGTATAATTTTATCCTGCAGATGTCACCACATTTAATTACATCAAATGCTTTTAAACACTGAACCATTTCAAATCAACAGCTTCAGACTGATTCATTGATTCAGAAATCTTTGGTTTTTCTGTCACTAGTTTCTGTCAAAGTCCAGAAGAGATGAACGACAGCACATCCGGCTGTGTTTAGATTTATATAAGAAAGTGTGTGAAGATATTTTTGATAGAGATGTAATACAaagttcagattttttctttcttcaaatgaTAGAAGTATGTGTACTGCAAACCACCATCTCTAAAAtagaaacacagctgaatcaagaGCTCTCTCAGTCACATCATACTTCCTGTTGCCAAGCCAATATGGCTACAACATGTAGCTGCCTGTGCTTTTAACCATTTGTTTTTTGCCTGTCTACTTTTTTCAACCAGAGAGTGCCTttacagtcttttctttttttgagctTTCTCAGTtactttaaacaaatgctgaataccataaccttcataaagacaagatttagtgcagggctatTTTTACTACTGTACCAAATGAATTGTCTAAAACACGTGACTTCCTTGTatgtcagttttaaaaaaagagataaataaactgaaacccACAATGGTTTCAAAATTCATTTGAACGTCCATGCTTCAGAGAGTAGAGATCATTTAGGAAATACTCTGCATCTTTAAGAACAATGGAGGAAATTTATGTCAACATTGAAAAAGTCAAACCTGTCAGCCCAAAACATTCAACAAATCACGCAGgtgagaaaagagacaaagagtcGATGTATTTTATCATCTGTCATCAGAGCCCAGGGGCAACAAACTGGGGCCAGTATTGTTGTACTGCctgttatttcttcttcttattatttttagggCCACTGGGAAACGCACTGAGGCACTATTGTTATACTGCGTGTTTGTCCTTATTTTTGTCCCTTAACTTGCATTATAGTTATAGTTACATATCAAACGTGCAGTTTgatcgggatcggtgtgctattacttttctctacaaaatctgaaaaactgtgggaaaaaaagagcgAAAAAGGAAAATCAACAGAGTTTTTCAAgcgtctactgctcaggcatactttcacctagagacgtttaaaattaaaactttaaactatAGACACGAGTCTTGCATATTGGTGTATTAATTCACGTTTTGATAGGTCATATAGTTTTTCAATctctgttcaatgaccatgatcatttttgtttttttccacagttgtagacaaacttgtttctgtctcacaatgtgctcagcaaatcagtgagatgtacagaatttaaactgtgagcctctgagtgccgtcacgtctctctctgctctccattgactataatgcaaagattttctcaaagaagcagaagggaccccGGTTCTAAACTCACacgtgtctccaaaatatttactatagaaagacaaaaaacatatcaaagtcttcaggaaggtcttacgccATCCACGGTCTAGGTGTTTTCCTGATAGGAATACCGTTTTGTCACATTAAGCCCAAACGTGAGACCAGCGCAAAGGGAGAAAATCAGACTTTTCTGTCCTGGCCCAGtgcgcttctgtcgtcattgacaaccCACCtcaagttgccatggcaaccctCAGaccagagccacagctgagaccacacacacacgcacactcacaacataggtaactttgtgattacagttacacactcacacacacaatcacacacacggGCTACTATTCTCTCAGActggttgctatggcaacatAATGCTGAGTCGCCCAAACCACCACAACATTATTAACATCTGAGACATTAGCAGCAATGGAGAGCAGATAGTGACTCCATGAACATCAGTGAAAGATGATCATATGTCTGTCTGATTAGCGCTGGTCGTGGATTTGATTCCCATGCTGACAGAGATGGTACCCCCGGCAGTAGTCCCCCCTGGCCCTTTCAAAACTTCCCAaggggaattttctagtttacTGTTGTAGACTTTGTTGGTTTTtactctgttttctctcttcaggTCCAAGGAGTTTATATTTGGGTGTtactgtctttctgtgtgtttccctGTTTGCTGGGCTCATCATCCTTGCTGTTCTCTGTGAGTCTGGTTTTCATAAATTTACCTCTAACACTCAGTGCCTCCAATCTACAGTTTCACTCACTAACATGGACCAGTCACAGTCAGACTGTCATATCagaaatatcacacacacacacacacacacacacacacacacacacacacacacacatatatatatatatagagagagagaggctgaatTATTATGTGCTTTTAGTTATCTGTCattctgccttttcttttttcaggttttcttttcatttttatccttttcttCTTATCTTTTAGCCACTCATTGGAATGCACACTGCACATACACAAgtccacactcacaccaatATACACACTAAGAGTTGGCAGCAAGATGTGGCAGGACACTGATAGAAtagattattttaatgaaatagaTTATTTTAATGAAGTAGATTGttttaatagaaaatgaaaaaaaaaattgtagcaGCTGtaatgaacatattttaataatttctgGAAAGAAACAGATATTTGTGACTTAAGACTAAAAAAACTGTACGGATCTATGagatcttttttgtttgtgatacatgcatctttatttatttcagatggTAATTCAGCTGCAGAGCTCTCTGATGTCAAACACAACCTGACTGTGTTTCTCCAGACGAGCAACAACATACTCTCCTCCGTGACTGAAGAGAGAGACCTGCTGAACAGCAAACTCACTAAAATGACTGAAGAGTTGGAAGAACTTCAGCATTTGTCTGAACAAAGTGAGTCTTTGGACATGTTAAACTTTACTTGTTGTTTATTGATGAACATGTTTTACTAAAATGTTTAATGGTTAAGCATGTGAGACACTACTTCTGGTTTCATATTGTCAAATTAATTGTAAGAAACTAACAATTTCAATTGATTTCCATAATCTCCTTTCTGTGCTCGTACCCCTAATACgcttagaaataaaataaaaaaatatcaatcaaatcaacatttttacaAGTGCTTCAAATAGTCAAACTGCAAAAAGGAATTTCAACAAAGCAacaaatccttgtatcaaagaattACGtcttatattttgtgtttttgtactttgtgcttattttaataactttgtgcttattttaagaatttttgtcaagcgAAAACAGCTtacccattggcagatttttttcgtaatacaagatgatttgattgaatataagaatattttgcttctttctaatgctctttttgcagtgcagtgatAGTCTTTGCAACTAacttcaacaaaaaacacaaatggagTGGTTGATTTGTAAAGTCtcttgtttgatgtttttccaGATAAAGTGTGTCCTGCAAGTTGGAAAATGTTCAGTGGTTCCTGTTACTTCCTCTCTCAAGAGAAACGTTACTGGGTTGAAGGCAGACAGGACTGTAAAAGCAAAGGAGCAGATCTGGTGGTGATAGACAGCTCTGAAGAACAGGTACTACAGTATTTGTTTGCTATTGCATTTATAAATGCAGTCATTTATACATAGCAAATGCTTAATGTACATTACTTTATATGTTGTGGTacaatactaaaatatgttgttttttttcctgtcgaACAGATTTTTATCTCTAACATCACCAAAACATACACGTGGATCGGTTTGAatgacagagaagaggaaggaaccTGGAAATGGGTTGATGGGACTCCATTGATTCTGGAGTAAGTCTTCATTTTGGTCCAATGTTAACAATACCATTTAACAGCATTGCTTAATAAAACTATCTTTTATTGAAACCTTCCAGAAGTAATTTCTCTGTCGCCTACAGACACTATCATGCAGAAATAACCTAATCATGGatcatttaaaactgatttaacGTATTTTGTGGCTACATGGGGACAAAATAacttataatatataatataatgacaAGCTATTTCCTATTAACACACGGAGGAGAATTCAACTACCATTATGTTTCATCTGgacttgtgtgtgtgccctGTTTCATTCACCAGCATCTTCTGAGAAAAATTAATCTCAGTCTTTATCAGCAGTAGCACTGAAAGAAGAATgccatgaaaacattttgatgtTGCTGTTGTAATCCTTACTTTCGTGTAGCTTGTAGAAGTGTTTCTAGTATATTCTTTTGTCAAAGATAAACAGTTTAGTGATTGTGTTGTTCACTGACCTTCCAGGTATTGGGGGGCAAAACAACCTGATAATGGAGGTCAAGGGTCTGATGGACAGAACTGTGTACATACCAGACAGACACACGCGACTACCTGGAATGATGCTTCATGTGATATCCATCTTCAGTGGATTTGTGAAAAAATGCCATAATGTTGTTGAACAATTTACTTGAAGATCTATGCTCACAAGATACAAAAATGAagtggtaatggtttattttcatcatttaacaaaatgcagttctCGGGGCTGTCACGACAGAGGTCGTATTATTTGTTTGGCAGGAGTGGGTGctccctgtttttcttttccttcccaTCTCTTTTATGCAGATTGGTGTGTGCCGTAGCCGACGTGGGATTGGCTGCGGGTTCCTCAGTCAATTTCCTATTGGATAACCAGCAGAGAGGGAGCAATTTAAAAgtccaagatggcggctgtCAGCGAGCTCCTCATCACCTCCCAACTGGCCACCACCCTGTTCATTTATTACCCTTGGCTTTTGGATTTACTTTCTGTCTCAAGATTAGTAGGAGTGAACCGGCATTTTTGTTAttccctttttctcctgtttttggaTAGGTGGAGGTAGGGAagagtttaaagttttattttgtctttgttaggTTAGATTTGGGTTGTTTCCAGTTAGAATCCTTTTGCTTGTTATTTTGGCCTGGGTTCACTCTGAAGTTGATTTATggtttatatatttctttaatttgtcaaataaaCCCCTTCCTTGGTTTACATTTAGTATCTTTTGTCCTTGTGGCTGCTTGGGACTTGGGGAAGGTGGGGGCCCTTTTTTATGCTACGTCCTAGAGCCCTAGATGAGGCGTAACAGTACACTTggacagtttttgaaggaacttggCTGGTAGCTTGTTCCAAACTTCTTGGAGAagtaaccacagatcttctgtggatgtaggcttcctcaaatcgttctgtctcttcatgtaatctcAGTCACACTCGATGATGTCGAGATCAGGGCCGTGTGAAGGTCATGCCaacacttccaggacttcttgttcttctttacactgaagatacactcacttgccactttgttaggtacacctgttcaattgcttgttagcTCAAAtggccaatcagccaatcacttggctgcaattcaatgcatttaggcatgtagaagtgatcaagacaacttgctgaagttcaaaccgagcatcagaatggagaagaaaggggatttaagtgactttggacgtggtctggttgttggtgccagatgggctggtctgagtacttcagaaactgctgatctgctgAGATTTTCATGTAcagccatctctagggtttacagagaatggttcaaaaaagagaaaatatccagcgAGCAGCAGTTATGTGCATGAATGGGGAGACTGGCTGGAGATCATAGAAAGGCAACGGTAACTCAAATGACCACTtattacaaccaaggaatgtagaataccatctctgaatgcacaacacttCCAACCTtaaagaagatgggctacagcagaagaagacaagtctggtctgacaagtctcgatttcagccattcagatggcagggtcagaatctggtgtaaaaagatgaaagcatggatccatcctgccttgtatcaacagttcaggctggtgacATGACAATGATtacactgtactccaatggcctccacagtcaccagatctcattCTAATAGAGCACTTTTGgaatgtggtggaacgggagattttcatcacagatgtgcagctgacCAAAATCTCTGTGGAATGTtttcaacaccttgttgaaagtatgctacaaagaattaaggcagttttgAAGGCAACAGTGGGTCCAaacttttactagcaaggtgtacctaataaagtggctgagtgtatatagatatataaattaATGGTAGTTCCACTTGTAATTCAGAATACAGTGATTTAATAGAACTTGCAACTCAAATGCAGTCCTTGAAATATCTAAACTCAAAAGCAGAAGTGCagatgtgtttagttttatagcATCACGGACTGAAGCAGCACAGCTGTTAACGGCAGAAAAACATACTGAATCCAAACCATGTTGTGGTGTCTATAGGAAGATtcacttctgttttttaaaaaaagtgaaataatttGGTGGACAGTCTTGGTCACTGAAATCGAGTTGATAGAAAAAGTTTATGAAAATATCTTGATCCTAATCAAAATCATCAAcagtgttttactcaaattcatgTTCTGTTGTCAGGGCTCtactactttccatctcactccacacagtggagtgagatgCAAATTAGaatagataataaaaatatatttttgatactatttatctcagggaagaaattaccaatgatttggcagtatttaaatcagacccatGTTTGCCAATGAACACATTACTTATTGATTTAACGATTTCAGGTGAGTAGTTCAACAACATCTCGACTTCAAATCCTAACAACATCAGCAAATATTTCTCAAGAAAAATGGTTTAAGGCCACTAAACTAAGTAGGATACAGTTTAAAATCACAGAAAATGCTAATTAAGACAAAGAAAGTCTAATAAAAGAGTTTCTCCCTTTAAAGCAGAATGATGCTTGTGATTGTTAGTTTATGAAAATCAGACTCCAATAGTCTCCATTGCTCATAAGAATGCCACTGACTTCACAGGTGGTgagctctgcagcaggacaaactGATGAAGTGCATGTATTTCAAGTGTGAAAGTTATTTTCTCAACCCCTTGAGGACGTGACATGTTTCCACACTGAATACAGTCTGTACAAAGATAATCCAATGCTGTGTACAGGAAAGCCTTTGTCAATAATGGGTGTGTAAtttgtgtgtgcagtgagtGTCCCTATACTGATCCCCCATGGGTTAtgtaactgttttattttataataagtTAATGCATTCTGGAGATTCTGgagattattatttcatttgaatagTCTTCCTGTAGTTTGCTCGGTTAAGTCTGGacaagtcatttattttctgaaacccACTGCCTAAGTGAGCACGAAAGACCCCAGGTCAATTCTTGATAATGAAAAAGGTTTTTTCCAAGTTCCTTTGAGCTACAGCCACCCTTTCTTccattttattcaattttcaTTCCATTTTAGCCCTGTTCTTCACCTCTCATATGTTGTTAAATGATGCAGAAATTGAAGGGTTAcctattttttatgtttatgtatgttgtatgtttatgtcacGCTGTCAAAACAACTAAGTGTTGATTTACACTGTGGATTTCTTACAAAAATCTATAACAGTacatattataattaataatcagcagtcatttattttttaatcaaaatttaTTGAGCAGATAAGAAAAGACTTTGATGCAGACCCAGGACACACTAGCGGATTAGTGGGAGACAATGACATTAACCACTTGTGTTCATGTACAGTGGTACTCCAAAAAGCAGTTCCTTTGATTTGAAAAGCACTTCCTACAGAGGGTATTGGTGTGGCCTTTATCACAGTATCTGTATcgcctctctttgtttttacagGGACATGTGCGATCATGTCCTTGTGCACATCCACTGGTTGTACACATAACCTCCTCAGGGCAGTCACAGGTTTTTATCCATGTACAACCACACAATTATTTTCCCTTCCTTGGGAAAACAGGGTTTaattgaaagcaaaacaaaaaaaaagaccagtggataatttatttgaatgtaaCACCTAAGTCAGTGATAGAAATACTGGTCgtgcaaaagttaaaaatgtaactgaTTTAGATGTAGTATATAAACTTTAAACAACACTCAGAATAGAGTTATGGTATTCTTTCACAGACCCACGGCAGAGATGACGCACATGAAAGATCATTCCAAGCAGTGTTTTCATCAGGTCTGGTATGAACACAGTCTTCTTCACCAAACTTGGGGATTCCACCTCCGTTATCAGGTTGATTTGTATCCCAGTACCTGgaaagtgaataaataacagAATCACTGCACTGTTAATGTTTGACAAATGAATCATCTAGAAACTGTGTACAcggtcaaacacacacatcagggTAAACTGCTTGCCTAAAGGTTCCTCTACCCCCAAATACCCAAAGTCTCCATTGTCCCGTTACAATGTTATTTTTCCTTGGCTCTATCTACGATTGAGAGAAATATCCTCtagaagttaaataaaagataaaaataatagacTTACGTCAGAGTCAGTGGAGTCTCATCAACCCATTTCCAGATTCCTTCATCGTCTCTATCATTCAAACCAATCCAAGTTGGTCTCTTGGTGAAGCCTGAGAGGAACGTCTGTtcaacaagaagaaaaacatgttttacttttaaaccacAATCTACACTGCCTGgctaaaaaaaagtcactaCGTGGATTTAACTAAGCTGGAGATACGAGCATAATATTGGATAATCACTGCTGGGTGATTATCTTTTAACTggcatctaaggagattgaagcagaaacgaCTCAAATTAGGTTAAAACTGTCCAACACATAATGAAAAATCGGAatgatagtggggaaccatcgtcttccaggaagaaatcTGGTCGGATTGATGGTGATCTGTGATCACTTAAACATTAAAGGGCTTTGTGCAACTGTGAAAGTAAGAGTTTCTCCACACGTACAATGTGAAGGcaactcaagggactgggactgaacaaCTGTTTATCcataagaaaaccactaatcagtgaggctaaccagaaaAAAGGGCTTCAGTTttctagggagcataaagattggaaggtcatgtggtctgatgagtacGGATTTAACCTGTTCCAGATTGAGGGGGAATCAGAttaagaagagaagaagaagagactcaTCGTGTCTAttgtctactgtacaagcctgtgggtcagtgctatgatctggggttgctgcagttgctcaagGTCAAGGTTTAGCAACATTATGTcaccaaagaatgaggtcagctgactacctgagtGAACAAGTTATTCCATCAAACGCTGGCAGAACTTTATAATTACCATCTTCTGCTGCCAGTGTTAGTCCAATAACTACGACGACAGCTGTACGTTTTATGTGACTTTACTTAAACTTCTCACGACCACCACAAACGACTGACTCCCGCCTCCCCATCCAGAACGTACGTCCATGCCCAGAAGGAAACATAGCACACAACAGAAGCTAAAGACggtccaatgaaatattagagtgtgtgacctttttttggcAAGGCAGTGTAGTATGTAATTCCATTacaatctcatctcatctcatctcatctcatctcatctcatctcatctcatctcatctcatctccttctactactgcttattgTAACGTGGGGGttgctgtcattgggtgagaggcagggtacacgcTGGACAGGTCGTCAGTACCTGTTTTTCAGGGCTGTCGATCACCATCAgatctgctcctctgtctctacAGTCCTGTCTGCCTTCATCCCAGGAACCAGACTCTTCAGAGaggaaataacaggaacaactGAACATTTTCCATCCTGCAGGACATGGTTTTTCTGGaagtaaaaaacagaaaagaagagacatTACAAATCAACCACTATGGATGTGTGAAGTTAGCTGTACCTGTTAGTTGTATCTAATTTATGAACTATCTGTATAGCCACTAGACTAAACCTCCTGTATTTGTTCATGAAATCTTTTCGCAGTGTTCTTCAGTTGTTCAGCTGTGTGAAGGCGGTTTTGTTTAACATGGGAAGGACCTTTCTGATCCTCTCACCACTTCTCTATTCTGTGCACGTCCAAGCCTTTTTATGTTGCTGAGCTCCCCAGATTGTTTTTACTTAAACTTTTACtttacagtttagttttttgtagCCTCCAATTTCGAATACAAATGCCACACTTCAACGTCCTTTCCATACTTGAATGATAAAGAATTCCTGAGTCCATGGACAGCTTAAAATTTCCTAAAATTTCCTTGAATTAGGTCTCAATGATAGCTTTGTTCAGGGTTGATTCTAGGGTCAGATCTTTAGCGGTGCTTTACTATCAAACTACCGTATCACACAGctatcatttggtttaaaaaataaagaaaattaaactgcatttaaataaGAAGATGAGCCCTAAAAATGTGCTAGACATGCCTATGACTATGTCTATATTAAATTCAAGGGTTGGGTGATGTAATCTCCAgtttattaataaaacacatgtgCATATGTGCACCATTGAGCAACCAGTGAATTATAAGATATTTAAAGACTCACTCTTTTTAGATGAACTCTGAAGCATTTGCATGTCTTCAGTCATTTTAGTCAGGTTGGTGTTCAGCAGGTCTCTTTCTTCAATCATTTTAGTCAGGTTGGTGTTCAGCAGGTCTATCTCTTCAATCATTTTAGTCAGGTTGGTGTTCAGCAGGTCTCTCTCTTCAGTAATTTCATTGAGGTTGGTACTCAGCAGGTCTCTCTCTTCAGTCATGGAGGAAAGTTTGTCATTGCTGGCCTGTAGGAGCTCAGTCAGATTGTCTTGTATTGCCCAGAGCTCTACAGCTGAATCATGGACTGAGTTAtggtctaaaataaaataaataaataaaaaaacacatacatcatGTAACTAAGTTCAATAAATCTGATTTAACTTAAGTCTGTTTCTATAAATTAATGTGAGCTCCtcttttaattcaattcataTCGACTCATCAGAAAACACTTCAGTCTAAAAATATCTGAGCTCAAAAGCAGAAGTgtaactgtgtttaattttataGCAGAGGTGGACGGAATCAATGCAGCCGATATTGGTAAAAAGAGAAAGGTCCAAATAATGTTGTCATGACAGTAAACCTGCATTTGATTCACTTAATTTTCTTCTGAAATTTTCTAAAAATTCATCTTAAGTGGTTCAtgatatttactgtaaatcttGATACTATGTGCTTACAAAGGAGTTTTTCAATTCTGATACCATTAAAATATATTAGCAAACAAGTGTTAAGAGGGTTAATTTGTGGAAATACCAAACTCAC
This window harbors:
- the LOC125017148 gene encoding CD209 antigen-like protein E encodes the protein MEEIDVDVKQVSPKHATSHTAPSISERGSCTGVIVTLGLLSVFLLVSLIIVGVLYHNSVHDSAVELWAIQDNLTELLQASNDKLSSMTEERDLLSTNLNEITEERDLLNTNLTKMIEEIDLLNTNLTKMIEERDLLNTNLTKMTEDMQMLQSSSKKKKPCPAGWKMFSCSCYFLSEESGSWDEGRQDCRDRGADLMVIDSPEKQTFLSGFTKRPTWIGLNDRDDEGIWKWVDETPLTLTYWDTNQPDNGGGIPKFGEEDCVHTRPDENTAWNDLSCASSLPWVCERIP
- the LOC125017145 gene encoding CD209 antigen-like protein E, with product MEEIYVNIEKVKPVSPKHSTNHADGNSAAELSDVKHNLTVFLQTSNNILSSVTEERDLLNSKLTKMTEELEELQHLSEQNKVCPASWKMFSGSCYFLSQEKRYWVEGRQDCKSKGADLVVIDSSEEQIFISNITKTYTWIGLNDREEEGTWKWVDGTPLILE